From the Gramella sp. Hel_I_59 genome, one window contains:
- the eno gene encoding phosphopyruvate hydratase, with protein MSAILDIHARQIFDSRGNPTVEVDVYTENGIMGRAAVPSGASTGEHEAVELRDGGDDFMGKGVSKAIENVNGEIAQKLLGFSVFEQNLIDQTMRDLDGTPNKSKLGANAILGVSLAVAKAAANELNMPLYRYIGGVSANTLPVPMMNIINGGSHSDAPIAFQEFMIMPVMAESFSHALKTGTEIFHNLKKVLHDRGLSTAVGDEGGFAPTLDGTEDALDTILKAIKQAGYEPGKEVMIALDCAAAEFFVDGKYDYTKFEGDKGKIRTSEEQAEYLAELASKYPIISIEDGMDENDWEGWKAVTDKIGDKVQLVGDDLFVTNVERLGRGIKENIANSILIKVNQIGTLTETIAAVNMAHNAGYTSVMSHRSGETEDNTIADLAVALNTGQIKTGSASRSDRMAKYNQLLRIEEELGEVAYYPQDKAFKIK; from the coding sequence ATGAGCGCAATTTTAGATATACATGCACGTCAAATTTTTGATTCAAGAGGAAATCCAACCGTAGAAGTAGATGTTTACACAGAAAATGGAATAATGGGTAGAGCTGCAGTTCCATCTGGAGCATCCACCGGAGAGCATGAAGCTGTTGAACTTCGTGACGGAGGAGATGACTTTATGGGTAAAGGAGTGTCTAAAGCGATCGAGAATGTAAATGGGGAAATAGCTCAAAAGCTTCTGGGTTTTTCTGTATTTGAACAGAATCTTATCGATCAAACGATGAGAGACCTTGATGGGACACCAAACAAGTCAAAGTTAGGTGCTAATGCCATTCTAGGTGTTTCCCTTGCTGTTGCCAAAGCAGCAGCGAATGAACTTAACATGCCGTTGTACAGATACATTGGTGGAGTTAGTGCTAACACGCTACCTGTACCTATGATGAATATTATTAATGGAGGTTCACATAGTGACGCTCCTATCGCATTTCAGGAATTTATGATCATGCCAGTAATGGCTGAAAGTTTTTCTCATGCTTTAAAGACTGGTACAGAGATCTTCCATAATTTGAAAAAAGTACTTCATGATCGTGGGTTAAGTACCGCAGTAGGTGATGAAGGTGGTTTTGCTCCGACTCTTGATGGAACTGAAGATGCTCTTGATACGATTTTAAAAGCTATTAAGCAGGCTGGATACGAGCCAGGTAAGGAAGTAATGATCGCATTGGATTGTGCTGCTGCTGAATTTTTCGTAGATGGTAAGTATGATTATACCAAATTTGAAGGTGATAAAGGTAAAATTAGAACTAGTGAAGAGCAGGCAGAATACCTGGCAGAATTAGCATCTAAATACCCAATTATTTCGATTGAAGATGGTATGGATGAAAATGACTGGGAAGGTTGGAAAGCCGTTACCGACAAGATCGGAGATAAAGTTCAGTTAGTTGGGGATGACCTTTTTGTGACGAATGTAGAACGTCTTGGAAGAGGAATTAAAGAAAATATCGCCAACTCGATACTTATCAAAGTAAACCAGATTGGAACTTTAACTGAAACTATCGCTGCTGTAAATATGGCTCACAATGCTGGATATACATCAGTAATGTCACACCGTTCTGGAGAAACAGAAGATAATACAATTGCAGATCTTGCAGTTGCGCTGAATACAGGACAGATTAAGACAGGTTCTGCATCAAGAAGTGATAGAATGGCTAAATACAATCAACTACTTAGAATCGAAGAAGAATTAGGTGAGGTTGCATATTATCCGCAAGACAAAGCTTTTAAGATAAAATAA
- a CDS encoding glycogen/starch synthase: protein MKSKFLFVAAENDAIPRCKAGGMGDVVRDVPRQIAARGDEAIVITPSYSRIHLQDSNRITEIKFTFRGVPHTGELYEVQGKKEIEGIRHFVIHHHDIKAGDIAHIYFNDADQPFFTDANIFSLFCSAVAATIKDGVFGDINFVHLHDWHTSMLLFLREFDPEYKLLKSIHFVYSIHNLAIQGIRPFSNNYSSVDAFFPNVQYDHEVLMDRRYPDCINLMAVGIRLADAVHTVSPSYMEDIQKPSDPPHFIGGEGLEDDLKKANQENRLFGILNGANYTDINSVEKGILFRQCIRRLFRWLQEENKDYKSHYLAHTGEKLTRWQQKQPDFICSSVARLTEQKFFFFKENPDLLPALMKKLEEVNGIYLLLGTGAPEYETIFREASYKYKNLIFINAQSESVIDMLYQESDLYLMPSQFEPCGISQMLAMRNGQPCLVHNTGGLKDTVIHGKTGFSFDGETTAEKTTDFLKQFSYAVDLFFQNKKEWKKIKQNAKKQRFTWDKSVDAYYEFLYTADVDSVN from the coding sequence TTGAAATCTAAATTCTTATTTGTCGCTGCGGAAAATGATGCAATTCCACGTTGTAAAGCCGGGGGAATGGGCGATGTAGTAAGGGATGTTCCAAGACAGATCGCTGCGAGAGGCGATGAAGCAATTGTGATCACTCCATCTTACTCCAGGATCCATCTTCAGGATAGCAATCGTATCACTGAAATTAAATTTACTTTTAGAGGTGTTCCTCATACCGGGGAGCTTTATGAAGTTCAGGGGAAAAAGGAAATAGAAGGTATACGGCATTTCGTAATTCATCATCATGATATAAAAGCTGGTGATATTGCGCATATTTATTTTAATGATGCTGATCAGCCGTTTTTCACAGATGCCAATATCTTTTCTCTCTTTTGTTCTGCAGTTGCAGCTACTATTAAGGATGGTGTCTTCGGAGATATAAATTTCGTCCATTTACACGACTGGCACACCAGTATGTTATTATTCTTAAGAGAATTCGATCCTGAGTATAAACTTCTGAAGAGTATTCACTTTGTTTATTCAATCCACAACCTGGCAATACAGGGGATAAGACCTTTCAGTAATAATTATTCCTCAGTAGATGCATTTTTTCCGAATGTCCAGTATGATCATGAAGTTTTGATGGATAGAAGATATCCAGATTGTATAAATCTTATGGCTGTTGGGATCAGGCTCGCTGATGCTGTACATACAGTTTCGCCATCTTATATGGAAGATATACAGAAACCGAGTGATCCACCACACTTTATTGGTGGTGAAGGTCTGGAAGATGATCTCAAAAAGGCAAATCAAGAAAACCGACTTTTTGGAATTCTTAATGGCGCAAATTATACTGATATTAATTCCGTAGAAAAGGGGATACTATTTAGACAATGTATCCGTCGACTTTTTCGCTGGTTACAGGAAGAGAATAAGGATTATAAATCACATTACTTAGCGCATACAGGTGAAAAACTTACACGCTGGCAACAAAAGCAGCCGGATTTTATTTGTAGTAGCGTAGCACGTTTAACTGAGCAGAAGTTCTTTTTCTTCAAGGAGAATCCAGACCTTTTACCAGCTCTAATGAAAAAACTTGAAGAAGTAAATGGTATTTATCTTTTACTAGGTACAGGTGCGCCGGAATACGAAACAATATTTAGAGAAGCTAGCTACAAATACAAGAATTTGATCTTTATCAATGCCCAGTCTGAAAGTGTGATCGATATGCTTTACCAGGAATCTGATCTTTACCTGATGCCAAGTCAGTTCGAGCCTTGTGGAATTAGCCAGATGCTAGCCATGAGAAATGGGCAACCCTGTCTTGTTCATAATACCGGAGGTTTGAAAGACACGGTTATTCATGGTAAAACCGGATTTAGTTTTGATGGAGAAACTACTGCTGAGAAAACGACTGACTTTTTAAAGCAGTTTTCCTATGCGGTGGATCTTTTCTTTCAGAATAAAAAAGAATGGAAGAAAATCAAGCAGAATGCTAAGAAACAGCGCTTCACCTGGGATAAATCTGTTGATGCTTATTACGAGTTTCTGTATACAGCTGATGTTGATTCGGTGAACTGA
- a CDS encoding citrate synthase, protein MSKTATFEFDGKKYEFPVTVGTEDEIGIDIKTLRGEAGLITLDPGFKNTGSCESAITFLDGEKGVLRYRGYAIEDLAEKADFLEVAYLLIFGELPDKSQLEKFTKDIKEQSHVDEEMKKILDGFPKSAHPMGVLSSLTSALIAFNPSSVDVSSEEDMYKAIVKILGKFPVLAAWTLRKKNSLPLNYGDEDLGYVENLHKMMFEKPNKSYSADKAVIEALDKLLILHADHEQNCSTSTVRMVGSSHAGLFASISAGISALWGPLHGGANQAVIEMLEKIKEDGGDTHKFMQKAKDKEDPFRLMGFGHRVYKNFDPRAKIIKKSADEVLGQLGVQDPVLDIAKGLEKEALEDDYFVKRKLYPNVDFYSGIIYRALGIPVEMFTVMFALGRLPGWIAQWREMRLRKEPIGRPRQIYIGENLRDFKPLGSR, encoded by the coding sequence ATGTCTAAAACAGCAACTTTCGAATTTGACGGAAAGAAATATGAATTTCCCGTTACTGTGGGAACTGAAGATGAAATTGGTATAGATATCAAGACGCTTCGTGGAGAAGCCGGACTTATCACATTGGATCCAGGGTTTAAGAACACTGGTAGCTGTGAAAGTGCGATCACCTTCCTTGATGGTGAGAAAGGAGTGCTTAGATATAGAGGGTATGCAATTGAAGATCTTGCTGAAAAAGCTGATTTTCTTGAAGTAGCTTACCTTTTGATTTTTGGTGAGCTTCCAGACAAGTCACAACTTGAAAAATTCACTAAGGATATTAAAGAGCAATCTCATGTAGATGAAGAAATGAAGAAGATCCTTGATGGTTTTCCTAAGTCTGCACATCCAATGGGCGTTCTTTCATCATTAACCAGTGCTCTTATCGCATTCAATCCTTCTTCTGTAGATGTTTCTTCAGAAGAGGATATGTACAAAGCAATCGTAAAGATTCTTGGGAAATTCCCGGTACTTGCTGCTTGGACATTGAGAAAGAAAAACAGTCTTCCGCTAAACTATGGAGATGAAGATCTTGGATATGTAGAGAATCTGCATAAGATGATGTTCGAGAAGCCGAATAAATCGTATAGTGCAGATAAAGCGGTGATTGAAGCATTGGATAAGCTATTAATTCTTCATGCAGATCATGAGCAAAACTGTTCTACTTCTACTGTAAGAATGGTAGGTTCATCGCATGCTGGGCTTTTTGCATCTATTTCAGCAGGTATTTCAGCACTATGGGGTCCATTACACGGTGGAGCTAATCAGGCTGTGATCGAAATGCTTGAAAAGATCAAGGAAGATGGTGGTGATACGCATAAGTTCATGCAAAAAGCGAAGGATAAGGAAGATCCATTCCGTTTGATGGGCTTTGGACACAGGGTTTACAAGAACTTCGATCCACGTGCTAAGATCATCAAGAAATCTGCAGATGAAGTATTAGGACAGTTAGGTGTACAGGATCCTGTTCTGGATATCGCCAAAGGACTGGAGAAAGAGGCTCTTGAGGATGATTATTTCGTAAAAAGAAAATTATATCCTAACGTAGATTTTTATTCAGGAATCATTTATCGTGCATTGGGAATCCCAGTTGAAATGTTCACCGTTATGTTTGCTTTAGGTAGACTTCCGGGCTGGATCGCGCAATGGAGAGAAATGAGACTTAGAAAAGAGCCAATTGGAAGACCTCGCCAGATTTACATTGGAGAGAATCTTAGAGATTTTAAACCACTTGGAAGCAGATAA
- a CDS encoding arginine deiminase family protein: MKLHISSETSRLRAVVLGTAKSIGPIPTLEEAYDPKSQEHIKAGTYPTEEDMVAEMDAVAAVLEKYDVQVFRPKIIEDYNQIFTRDIAFVIDDKFIKSNILPDRDQEIEAIEHVMKQIDPAKIITLPEEAHIEGGDVMPMGDYIFVGTYKGEDYRNFITARTNKHAVDALVKEFPDKKVISFSLKKSNHVAKDNALHLDCCFQPVGKNKAIIYKGGFLIEEEYNWLVDFFGKENVYEITRDEMYHMNSNIFSISEDVVISEKGFTRLNAWLREQGITVEEVPYAEISKQEGLLRCSTLPLIRD; this comes from the coding sequence ATGAAATTGCATATATCAAGTGAAACATCCAGATTACGCGCCGTAGTGCTGGGAACCGCCAAGAGCATTGGACCTATTCCAACTCTTGAAGAAGCATACGATCCCAAGTCTCAGGAACATATTAAAGCTGGAACCTATCCAACTGAGGAAGATATGGTGGCAGAAATGGATGCTGTAGCCGCAGTGTTGGAGAAGTACGATGTTCAGGTTTTCAGACCTAAGATCATAGAAGATTACAACCAGATTTTTACTCGGGATATCGCTTTCGTTATTGATGATAAATTTATCAAATCGAATATATTGCCTGACAGGGATCAGGAGATCGAGGCTATTGAGCATGTAATGAAACAGATTGACCCTGCAAAAATCATAACTCTACCTGAGGAAGCTCATATTGAAGGAGGAGATGTGATGCCTATGGGAGATTATATATTTGTTGGGACTTATAAAGGAGAGGATTACCGGAACTTTATCACAGCCAGAACGAATAAACACGCTGTAGATGCCTTAGTAAAAGAATTTCCAGATAAAAAGGTGATTAGCTTTAGTCTTAAGAAAAGCAATCATGTTGCCAAGGATAACGCCTTGCACCTGGATTGTTGCTTCCAGCCTGTAGGCAAGAACAAAGCGATCATTTACAAAGGTGGATTTTTGATAGAAGAAGAATATAACTGGCTTGTTGATTTCTTCGGAAAAGAAAACGTCTATGAGATCACCCGTGATGAAATGTATCACATGAATTCCAATATCTTTTCCATTTCTGAAGATGTGGTAATTTCAGAAAAAGGATTTACACGACTCAATGCGTGGTTGAGAGAGCAGGGAATTACCGTAGAGGAAGTGCCTTATGCTGAAATATCGAAACAGGAAGGATTGCTTCGCTGTTCAACTTTACCATTAATCCGCGATTAA
- a CDS encoding arginine deiminase-related protein, producing the protein MKQITDTILMVRPVNFRMNEQTAVNNYFQKKLDKSNVNSLATEEFDTFVNKLRDVGVKVIVVDDIKEEDTPDSIFPNNWVSFHSDGEIALYPMFAENRRKERRLEYFSKLEEAGLKINNIVDYTSAEEDDIFLEGTGSLILDRVNQKAYCAISPRADEDLVIEFCEDFEYTPVIFNAYQSVKDKRLPIYHTNVMMCLAEEFAVICLDTIDDKKERKNVVKHLKMDGKEIISISEEQMHEFAGNMLQVQGAEEKFLVMSARAHRSLNPEQVNTIEKHCKILSSEIETIETCGGGSARCMMAEVFLPKA; encoded by the coding sequence ATGAAACAGATTACAGATACCATTTTAATGGTTAGACCGGTAAACTTCAGAATGAATGAACAGACTGCGGTCAATAACTATTTTCAGAAGAAATTAGATAAATCCAATGTAAATAGCCTCGCAACTGAGGAGTTCGACACGTTCGTGAACAAACTGAGAGACGTGGGAGTAAAGGTGATCGTGGTGGATGATATTAAAGAAGAAGATACTCCAGATTCTATTTTTCCAAACAATTGGGTGTCATTCCACAGCGATGGAGAGATAGCTTTGTATCCAATGTTTGCTGAAAACAGGCGTAAGGAAAGACGACTGGAATATTTCTCCAAACTGGAGGAGGCTGGTCTTAAGATCAATAATATCGTAGATTATACTTCTGCGGAAGAAGATGATATTTTCCTTGAAGGAACGGGAAGTTTGATCCTGGATCGGGTAAATCAAAAAGCATATTGTGCGATTTCACCTCGTGCAGATGAAGATCTGGTCATCGAGTTTTGTGAGGATTTCGAATATACACCGGTTATTTTTAATGCCTATCAAAGTGTAAAGGACAAGCGACTTCCAATCTATCATACCAACGTGATGATGTGTCTCGCTGAAGAATTTGCGGTTATTTGCCTTGATACAATAGATGACAAGAAAGAACGCAAAAATGTTGTAAAACATCTAAAAATGGATGGGAAAGAGATCATATCCATCAGTGAGGAACAAATGCACGAATTTGCTGGTAACATGTTGCAGGTTCAGGGTGCTGAAGAAAAGTTTTTAGTAATGAGTGCCCGTGCACACAGAAGTCTTAATCCGGAACAGGTAAATACTATAGAAAAGCATTGTAAGATCTTAAGTTCTGAGATCGAGACGATCGAAACCTGTGGAGGTGGAAGTGCTCGTTGCATGATGGCTGAGGTTTTTTTACCTAAAGCCTGA
- a CDS encoding BCCT family transporter: MKEFLRNKVLTFSASILLSGSIFIFLFTDKFYEAIENGSLWVREYFGTFYLWLGLGCVLFLLVISISKIGRIRLGKSPPEYDRLSWIAMLYSAGMGAGILLRAVQEPVYMYLNPPLDTGSPAEIISLEYTFYQWGFTAWAFYGLFALIIAYSLFVEKQDIRLSSSFKIFHSNRWGKSIDVLTILTTVIGLVAAIGLGTSQIEGGISHLQSKDPGNLLMNLLLVLVICVLAFFSAWAGVNKGIKRISNWNIYITILLLLFVFVLGNIPEIISNFLNSLYHYVFDFIPLSLAGGNMDPGKQFLTDWTYYYWAFWLAWAPFTGVFIARISKGRSIRELIFGVLLIPSLGSFFWFSVFGTSAFQIIRDVITYNDEFSNVFTSLFIFFENYPLPAVSSFVVILLLVSFLVTSVDSAIFVLSMFTDQGNTEPKKKYRLVWAVLIFIFCEAIIVLGHTKPDSNVLTAMQKFLIISSLPFAILSVIIIFLFSKKLLQKRS, encoded by the coding sequence ATGAAAGAATTTCTTAGAAATAAAGTACTCACCTTCTCTGCTTCGATATTATTATCCGGATCGATTTTCATCTTTCTATTTACAGACAAATTTTATGAAGCTATAGAAAATGGATCTTTATGGGTTCGCGAATACTTCGGAACCTTCTACTTATGGCTTGGTTTGGGCTGCGTTTTATTTCTGCTTGTCATTTCTATTTCAAAAATCGGAAGAATAAGATTAGGAAAATCTCCGCCGGAGTATGACAGGTTATCCTGGATCGCTATGCTTTATAGTGCCGGAATGGGCGCAGGCATTTTACTGAGAGCTGTTCAGGAACCGGTCTATATGTATTTGAATCCTCCGCTAGATACAGGTTCTCCTGCAGAAATTATTTCTCTGGAATATACATTTTATCAGTGGGGTTTTACTGCCTGGGCGTTCTATGGATTGTTTGCATTGATCATTGCCTATAGTTTATTTGTGGAAAAACAGGATATACGGCTAAGTTCCAGTTTCAAAATATTCCATAGTAATCGCTGGGGAAAATCAATTGACGTTCTCACTATTCTAACTACCGTGATCGGTCTCGTCGCTGCAATTGGACTCGGAACTTCGCAAATAGAAGGAGGAATAAGCCATTTGCAATCAAAAGATCCCGGGAACTTATTAATGAACTTGTTACTCGTTCTTGTTATATGCGTACTGGCCTTCTTCTCGGCCTGGGCTGGTGTAAATAAGGGTATAAAAAGGATCTCCAATTGGAATATTTATATCACTATTTTATTGCTATTATTTGTTTTCGTACTGGGAAACATCCCTGAAATTATCTCCAATTTCCTGAATTCCTTATATCACTATGTTTTCGATTTTATTCCGCTTAGTCTTGCTGGCGGAAATATGGATCCAGGAAAGCAATTTCTTACCGATTGGACCTACTATTACTGGGCATTCTGGTTGGCCTGGGCGCCTTTTACTGGTGTATTTATAGCTAGGATCTCGAAAGGAAGAAGCATCAGAGAGTTGATCTTTGGGGTTCTATTGATTCCTTCACTAGGAAGTTTCTTTTGGTTTAGTGTATTTGGTACTTCTGCTTTTCAAATCATTAGAGACGTAATTACTTACAATGACGAGTTCAGCAATGTATTTACTTCACTATTTATCTTTTTTGAAAATTATCCTTTACCTGCCGTATCCAGTTTCGTAGTCATATTACTATTAGTTAGTTTCCTGGTAACTTCAGTAGACTCGGCCATCTTTGTTCTCAGTATGTTTACAGATCAAGGAAATACCGAACCAAAAAAGAAATACCGCCTGGTATGGGCGGTATTGATATTTATATTTTGTGAGGCAATTATTGTACTCGGTCATACTAAACCAGATTCCAATGTACTTACGGCAATGCAAAAATTCCTGATCATCAGTTCCCTTCCATTTGCCATATTAAGCGTAATAATCATCTTCCTCTTCAGCAAAAAACTTCTACAAAAGAGAAGTTAG
- a CDS encoding SDR family oxidoreductase, with protein MRILLTGANGYIGMRLLPQLLEQGHDVVCAVRNKHRFTSNEELREKVEIVEIDYLEDTKAPEAIKNIDAAYYLIHSMTGSTEDFDKQEAQAATNFNKMMAETSVEQVIYLSGIINEEELSKHLKSRKAVEEILYKGDFNVTVLRAAIIVGSGSSSFEIIRDLCEKLPVMVTPKWVDTRIQPIAIRNVIQYLIRVIGCEDCYNESYDIGGPDILTYKEMMLQYAEVRKLKLWILRVPIMSPKLSSYWLYFVTSTSYKLAQNLVDSMSVEVITKDTRLQELLNVDLIPYKEAIRMAFYKIEQNEVISSWKDSMSSGRFRRELNKYIQIPKYGCMQDKKSKEINDTEEVLERVWAIGGLTGWYYGNWLWKIRGYLDKLAGGVGLRRGRTHATKLHAGDSLDFWRVLLADKEEKRLLLFAEMKVPGEAWLEFKIDENNVLHQNATFRPKGLLGRAYWYAMYPFHFFIFEGMINKIAYGPSGRKS; from the coding sequence ATGCGCATACTACTTACCGGTGCTAACGGTTATATTGGCATGAGGCTTCTGCCTCAATTACTTGAACAGGGCCATGATGTAGTTTGTGCAGTTCGAAACAAGCATAGATTTACTTCCAACGAGGAACTCCGGGAAAAAGTAGAGATCGTAGAGATCGATTATCTTGAAGACACAAAAGCTCCGGAAGCTATCAAAAATATCGATGCCGCCTATTATCTCATCCACTCGATGACCGGCTCTACCGAAGATTTTGATAAACAGGAAGCTCAAGCCGCTACGAATTTTAATAAGATGATGGCTGAAACTTCCGTAGAACAGGTGATATACCTCAGCGGAATTATTAATGAAGAAGAACTATCCAAACATCTAAAATCACGTAAGGCCGTTGAGGAAATCCTGTATAAGGGAGATTTTAATGTTACCGTACTCCGTGCCGCGATCATTGTAGGTAGTGGAAGTTCATCTTTTGAGATCATACGCGATCTTTGTGAAAAGTTACCGGTGATGGTCACCCCTAAATGGGTAGACACGCGTATACAACCAATTGCTATAAGAAATGTCATACAGTATCTCATTCGGGTTATTGGCTGCGAGGACTGCTATAATGAATCTTATGACATTGGCGGTCCCGATATTCTCACCTATAAGGAAATGATGCTACAATATGCAGAGGTCAGAAAATTAAAGCTCTGGATACTTCGTGTTCCCATCATGTCTCCAAAACTGAGTTCATACTGGTTATATTTTGTAACCTCAACTTCCTATAAACTTGCACAGAACCTGGTAGATAGTATGTCTGTAGAAGTGATCACAAAAGACACACGCTTGCAGGAACTTCTAAACGTTGACCTTATTCCGTATAAAGAAGCCATTAGAATGGCTTTTTACAAAATCGAACAGAATGAAGTCATCTCTAGCTGGAAAGATAGCATGAGTAGCGGTCGTTTTCGCAGAGAGCTGAATAAATACATACAGATACCCAAATACGGGTGTATGCAGGATAAGAAATCCAAGGAAATAAACGATACTGAAGAAGTACTTGAAAGAGTCTGGGCAATAGGTGGCCTTACCGGATGGTATTATGGAAACTGGCTCTGGAAAATCAGAGGCTACCTGGATAAACTTGCCGGTGGCGTTGGACTTCGCAGAGGCCGCACGCATGCTACAAAACTTCATGCAGGTGATTCTCTTGATTTCTGGAGAGTTTTACTTGCCGATAAAGAAGAAAAGCGACTTCTGTTATTTGCAGAAATGAAAGTTCCCGGGGAAGCCTGGCTGGAATTTAAGATCGATGAAAACAATGTGCTTCATCAAAATGCCACTTTTAGACCGAAAGGACTTTTAGGTCGTGCTTACTGGTATGCGATGTACCCGTTTCATTTCTTCATATTTGAAGGGATGATCAATAAGATCGCTTATGGCCCTTCTGGAAGAAAATCTTAA
- a CDS encoding MarC family protein: MELFIYVFAALFSVINPLGTVPIFVGLTKEATKSERSRTSLLTAINIFVILLISFFTGRYILNFFGISLDSLRIAGGLIITTSGFALLTGSFAKHKGMDKPKVQEDAFQRDGVSLTPLAIPMLAGPGSISFLIGLYEEYATWNEKLIAVGAIFSVCLATLLVLRSSYYIVSMLGASGINAISRIIGFIVIAIGIEYISSSVINIFRTISQ; the protein is encoded by the coding sequence ATGGAACTATTCATTTATGTTTTCGCTGCTTTGTTCTCAGTAATCAATCCGCTTGGTACTGTCCCTATTTTCGTTGGACTTACCAAAGAGGCCACAAAATCTGAGCGGTCTCGTACTTCCCTGCTTACAGCTATTAATATTTTTGTAATCCTGCTTATCAGTTTTTTTACTGGCAGATATATTCTTAATTTCTTCGGAATAAGCCTCGATTCTTTAAGAATTGCTGGCGGCCTTATTATCACTACCTCTGGTTTTGCCTTGCTAACCGGTTCTTTTGCTAAACATAAAGGTATGGATAAACCGAAGGTTCAGGAAGACGCTTTTCAGCGTGACGGCGTATCGCTTACACCACTCGCCATTCCTATGCTTGCCGGCCCTGGTTCCATATCGTTTTTGATTGGATTATACGAGGAATATGCAACCTGGAATGAGAAACTGATTGCGGTAGGAGCAATTTTTAGTGTTTGTTTAGCTACGCTGCTGGTTCTCAGAAGCTCCTATTATATAGTTTCCATGCTTGGCGCATCTGGGATCAATGCTATTTCCAGGATCATAGGTTTTATTGTGATCGCCATTGGAATTGAATACATAAGTTCCTCTGTGATCAATATTTTCCGAACTATAAGTCAGTAA